The Humulus lupulus chromosome 3, drHumLupu1.1, whole genome shotgun sequence genome window below encodes:
- the LOC133822602 gene encoding coniferyl alcohol acyltransferase → MVVSGGEHDGIINDVHHDCFKVKVSQTVVVAAALPMQDHWLPLSNLDLLLPAVDVGVLFCYSNITSGSPTSTTTDSFGAKVWVLKKALAQALVTFYAFSGELVKNAEGEPELLCNNGGVDYAVAYADVELSQLDLYNPDDSFEGKLVPGKKRGVLAVQVTELKCGGIVVACTFDHRIADAYSANMFLISWAHIAQSKHFSLRPSFRRSLLNPRRHASRYIDSSLDDMYVPVTALPPPPPSTASAVDQLISRVYYVKAEQLEWLQAQADTGNRLKRPTKLESFSAFLWKMVAKCAASEHPEKICKMGLVVDGRRRLGRTKAAAEEMDCYFGNVLSIPFGGKRVEELVDEPLSWVAGEVREFLGMAVTEEHFLGLIDWVEAHRPVPGLAKIYCQGSEDGPAFVVSSGQRFPVTEIDFGWGEPVFGSYHFPWGGDSGYVMPMPSTAGNGDWVVYMHLQKKQIQVIEEEAAHVFRPFKFDYVLNNNDKLIINNNN, encoded by the exons ATGGTGGTTTCCGGAGGAGAACACGACGGTATTATTAATGATGTTCATCACGATTGCTTCAAAGTAAAAGTAAGCCAGACAGTGGTGGTGGCCGCGGCTCTGCCGATGCAAGACCACTGGCTTCCCTTGTCGAACCTCGACCTGCTTTTGCCGGCGGTCGACGTGGGGGTCTTGTTTTGCTACAGCAACATTACCAGCGGTAGTCCCACATCGACAACGACTGACAGTTTTGGGGCCAAGGTTTGGGTTCTTAAGAAGGCTCTGGCACAAGCCTTGGTCACCTTCTACGCCTTCTCTGGAGAGCTCGTCAAGAACGCCGAGGGAGAGCCCGAGTTGTTATGCAACAACGGCGGCGTCGACTATGCTGTAGCCTACGCCGACGTTGAGCTCTCTCAACTCGATTTGTACAACCCCGACGACTCCTTCGAGGGCAAACTGGTTCCCGGTAAGAAGCGCGGCGTTCTGGCGGTCCAG GTTACTGAGCTCAAGTGTGGTGGCATAGTGGTAGCATGCACATTCGACCACCGTATTGCCGACGCGTATTCTGCTAATATGTTCCTTATCTCATGGGCTCACATAGCTCAATCCAAACACTTCTCCCTCCGACCCTCTTTCCGCCGCTCTCTCCTCAACCCTCGCCGCCACGCGAGCCGCTACATCGACTCGTCTCTTGACGACATGTACGTTCCCGTCACCGCTCtcccgcctcctcctccttccACCGCGTCAGCCGTCGATCAGCTCATCAGCCGAGTATACTACGTCAAGGCGGAGCAGCTGGAGTGGCTCCAAGCTCAAGCTGATACCGGAAACCGACTCAAGCGGCCAACAAAGCTTGAATCTTTTAGCGCATTCCTTTGGAAGATGGTGGCCAAATGCGCCGCCTCGGAACACCCCGAAAAGATTTGCAAGATGGGATTGGTGGTGGACGGACGGCGGCGTCTAGGTCGGACGAAGGCGGCTGCGGAGGAGATGGATTGCTACTTCGGAAACGTTCTTTCGATTCCGTTTGGAGGGAAGAGAGTGGAAGAGCTGGTTGATGAGCCGCTTAGTTGGGTGGCCGGAGAAGTGCGCGAGTTTCTAGGAATGGCTGTGACGGAGGAGCATTTCTTAGGTCTGATAGACTGGGTGGAGGCTCACCGACCTGTGCCGGGACTGGCAAAGATATACTGCCAGGGAAGTGAAGACGGGCCGGCGTTTGTGGTGTCGTCCGGACAGCGTTTTCCGGTGACGGAGATTGATTTTGGGTGGGGTGAACCGGTTTTCGGGTCGTACCATTTCCCTTGGGGCGGAGACTCCGGGTACGTGATGCCGATGCCGAGCACCGCCGGGAACGGTGATTGGGTGGTTTACATGCATCTGCAGAAGAAGCAAATccaagtgatagaggaggaggcTGCTCATGTTTTTAGGCCCTTCAAATTTGATTACGTTCTTAATAACAATGACAAGTTAataattaacaataataattaa